In Hydractinia symbiolongicarpus strain clone_291-10 chromosome 4, HSymV2.1, whole genome shotgun sequence, the following proteins share a genomic window:
- the LOC130642306 gene encoding uncharacterized protein K02A2.6-like: MSVLQLPAIPPFDPNGEPTSVGQRWTKWQTSLKYYILASGVRDDERKRAILLHMIGPNCQEIFETFSDPGTTFEEALHKFDEHFSVKKNIPFERHKFHQASQQVGESTDQFITRLRQLSLYCEYGSETDNEIRDMVIAKTSNIKFRKRLLMETDLNLQKTQDLGRLFESAEHQNKEIANGKQTTITSRKRGIVIYFTRYISDAVKHDTEEESSEQINKLHGRRPPHRSHRKHNAPPHRNNPTKSFNKPECGRCGMKNHKSHECRRSRDKTCNKCGIKGHFAKMCRTKNKQQVHQTNHENSDDEDEDIYLYKMNTTKSNNFPVLVNNSEMTAIIDSGSTTNIIDFRTYKRLFSNIQLQKSNARIYPYNATKKLPITGTFKATVAANHHKILAKFYVIPGQGGNLLGHKTAEQLDLLRIGPATTPINHRTFQLGSRSLSKGIPVSTEQVLNKNNKVFKGMGKLNNFKQKLHIDPDVTPIQQPTRRLPFHTRKKVEAELDRLLKLDIIEPVNGPTSWVSPIVAVPKKNGKIRLCVDMRRANTAIIREKHPIPKLEEILPLLNGATVFSKIDLREGYHQIELAEESRNITAFITHKGIFRYKRLIYGISSAFEHFQKNIEMVIADCEGAKNISDDIFIWGKTQAEHDRNLDKVLRNLSENGLRVNPEKCEFSKNKILFSGYTLTTDGISPDPSKVTAVNKFKTPTTSTEVRSFLGLVNYCSQFIKDYSTLSAPLRKLTKKNTPFIWTDDLPDVSQLVKSNSELDIEVNKNDEKHKQKSKENTDQNRKAKTVTFEVGQKVLLKNLTDNKNKLSPPWLKEVFTIIKVYKRSIMVRNKEGKTFLRANGHAKLYRSAKGKQSSVSNARNRADPCTCSSNANFDENQQSKPNDGHNKEEDLYEKKNHKNGAKTYPKRQRKTTERYVIINPKRKKKT; this comes from the coding sequence ATGTCCGTTTTGCAACTTCCAGCCATACCACCCTTTGACCCAAATGGAGAACCGACTTCAGTTGGTCAACGATGGACGAAATGGCAGACCAGTCTTAAATACTACATACTAGCAAGTGGAGTTAGGGATGATGAAAGAAAGAGGGCAATTTTACTCCACATGATTGGACCTAATTGCCAGGaaatatttgaaactttctctgatCCTGGAACAACATTTGAAGAAGCCCTCCATAAATTTGATGAACATTTTTCAGTCAAAAAGAACATACCTTTCGAAAGGCATAAATTTCACCAAGCCTCACAACAAGTAGGGGAAAGTACGGATCAATTCATTACCCGTCTACGACAACTTTCCTTATATTGTGAATATGGATCAGAAACTGACAATGAAATCCGAGACatggtcatagcaaaaacatcgAATATTAAATTCCGCAAACGTTTACTTATGGAAACTGATTTGAATCTCCAGAAAACACAGGACCTTGGACGACTTTTTGAATCTGCAGAAcaccaaaacaaagaaatagctAATGGTAAACAAACAACAATAACTTCGAGAAAAAGAGggattgtaatatattttactagGTATATATCGGATGCCGTGAAACATGACACTGAAGAAGAAAGCTCTGAACAAATCAACAAACTACATGGGCGTAGACCACCTCATCGTAGCCATAGGAAACACAATGCACCACCACATCGGAACAACCCAACCAAATCATTCAACAAACCAGAATGTGGTCGCTGTGGTATGAAGAACCACAAAAGTCATGAATGTCGGAGATCAAGAGATAAAACATGTAACAAATGTGGTATTAAAGgacattttgcaaaaatgtgCCGCACCAAAAATAAACAGCAAGTTCATCAAACCAACCATGAAAACTCTGATGACGAAGATGAGGATATCTACCTATACAAGATGAACACTACGAAGTCAAATAACTTCCCCGTTCTAGTAAACAATAGCGAAATGACTGCTATCATTGATTCTGGAAGCACAACAAATATCATCGATTTTCGAACCTATAAACGCTTATTCAGCAACATCCAGCTTCAGAAATCCAATGCCCGAATCTACCCATACAATGCTACTAAGAAGCTCCCAATCACTGGTACCTTCAAAGCTACAGTTGCAGCAAATCACCATAAAATACTAGCAAAATTCTACGTAATACCTGGTCAAGGAGGCAATTTACTTGGTCACAAAACAGCTGAGCAGCTAGATCTATTACGAATTGGACCAGCTACAACACCCATCAACCATAGAACATTCCAGTTAGGTAGCAGAAGTCTGTCAAAAGGCATACCAGTATCAACAGAACAAGtcctcaacaaaaacaacaaggtaTTCAAAGGAATGGGAAAACTTAACAACTTCAAACAGAAACTCCATATTGATCCAGATGTCACCCCCATCCAGCAACCAACTAGGAGACTGCCGTTTCACACCAGAAAGAAAGTTGAAGCAGAGCTCGATAGACTGCTGAAATTAGATATCATTGAGCCAGTTAATGGACCAACTTCGTGGGTTTCACCAATTGTCGCAGTACCTAAGAAAAATGGCAAAATTAGATTGTGTGTGGACATGCGCAGAGCAAACACTGCCATTATCAGAGAGAAGCATCCTATTCCAAAACTGGAAGAAATCCTACCATTATTAAATGGAGCCACTGTCTTCTCAAAAATTGACCTGCGAGAAGGCTACCATCAAATTGAGTTAGCCGAAGAAAGCAGAAACATTACTGCCTTCATTACCCATAAAGGAATTTTCAGATACAAGCGTCTCATATATGGTATTTCAAGTGCCTTTgaacattttcagaaaaatattgaaatggtAATTGCTGATTGTGAAGGGGCAAAGAACATCTCTGATGATATTTTTATCTGGGGAAAAACACAAGCTGAGCATGACCGCAATCTCGATAAGGTTCTTCGTAATCTTTCTGAGAATGGCCTGCGTGTCAACccagaaaaatgtgagtttagcaagaataaaattttatttagtggATATACTCTCACAACAGATGGCATATCTCCAGACCCTTCCAAAGTCACTGCAGTCAACAAATTCAAAACACCAACAACATCGACAGAAGTCAGATCCTTTCTTGGTCTAGTAAATTATTGCAGTCAGTTCATCAAAGACTACAGTACATTATCAGCTCCACTGAGGAAACTCACCAAGAAAAATACACCATTCATATGGACAGATGATCTTCCTGACGTTAGTCAACTTGTGAAAAGCAACAGTGAATTGGATATAGAAGTAAACAAGAATGATGAAAAGCACAAACAGAAATCCAAGGAAAACACCGACCAGAACCGCAAGGCAAAAACTGTCACTTTTGAAGTCGGACAAAAGGTATTGTTGAAAAATCTTaccgacaacaaaaacaaactttcaccGCCCTGGTTAAAGGAAGTCTTCACCATCATTAAAGTATACAAACGAAGCATCATGGTTCGAAACAAGGAAGGAAAAACGTTTCTACGAGCAAACGGACACGCGAAACTGTATAGATCTGCGAAGGGTAAGCAATCGAGTGTTTCTAACGCGCGAAACAGGGCAGACCCTTGTACCTGCTCAAGCAATGCGAATTTTGATGAGAACCAACAATCTAAACCGAATGATGGCCATAACAAAGAAGAAGATCTATACGAAAAGAAAAACCACAAGAACGGTGCAAAAACCTACCCGAAACGACAAAGAAAAACTACAGAGCGTTACGTCATCATCAATCCGAAGCGCAAGAAGAAGACTTag
- the LOC130641704 gene encoding uncharacterized protein LOC130641704, translating into MGNKCGKQDKYAVDNSVETIKDYCRELPFLKFFGQTNMEGEKNDVSSTKNVSNLGSYLSLLDEFLRGLKNVEDFTGEEEKFVQLLSSVSTKRKKEGETTKTCFKRLKIQSKRFSTIYRKRGVISEKCEHQKYWGTRQQLLAGKVIADWLETKYGCLDPIFGVLMNPTAGRVGPGDSCWIHNMLNDDTGYMAYHSVVHDGFGYLYTFHKIGPGYDYMCTDTLDDDNPMAGQIDGIKFWRETLKEIETKLNVLKKWKSL; encoded by the exons ATGGGCAATAAATGCGGAAAACAAGACAAGTATGCCGTCGACAACTCAGTTGAGACAATAAAAGATTATTGCAGAGAACTACCATTCTTGAAATTCTTTGGTCAAACCAATATGGAAGGTGAG AAAAATGATGTCAGCTCGACTAAAAACGTGTCGAATTTGGGATCATATTTATCCTTATTGGACGAATTCTTGAGAGGGTTAAAGAACGTTGAAGATTTTACAGGAGAAGAGGAAAAGTTTGTTCAACTTTTAAGCTCGGTTtcaaccaaaagaaaaaaagaaggtgAAACCACTAAAACGTGTTTCAAACGATTGAAAATTCAAAGCAAAAGATTTTCCACAATATACAGGAAACGTGGAG ttATATCTGAAAAGTGCGAACATCAAAAATATTGGGGTACAAGACAACAATTGCTTGCTGGTAAAGTGATTGCTGATTGGTTGGAAACTAAATATGGTTGTCTTGATCCCATATTTGGAGTTTTAATGAACCCAACAGCAG gtAGAGTTGGTCCGGGTGATTCATGCTGGATACATAATATGCTAAACGATGACACGGGTTACATGGCGTACCATTCAGTTGTTCATGACGGCTTTGGTTATTTGTATACCTTTCATAAAATTGGTCCTGGTTATGACTACATGTGTACAGACACGTTAGACGATGATAACCCGATGGCTGGTCAGATTGATGGAATTAAGTTCTGGAGAGAGACACTGAAAGAAATTGAAACGAAACTGAATGTTCTGAAAAAGTGGAAAAGTTTATGA